In Oryza sativa Japonica Group chromosome 11, ASM3414082v1, the following are encoded in one genomic region:
- the LOC107276832 gene encoding uncharacterized protein: MNPKRAPPPAPAHGAPPPKRLQIDAFRSGAEAFAQQAPTSSPVKRQLRRGMLVLFFVSAAQVKEERRNKNKNNARPARVAIHEESSTSQRKAPEDDAFQRGIMKAFDNALQKHLNPIYCSLQHLTKQTGTLSERIDTVSHEVEVTWSSKIKTAKCLLTFYYDEKKMFA; this comes from the exons ATGAACCCGAaacgtgcgccgccgccggcaccggcgcacggcgcgccgccgccgaagcgcCTGCAGATCGACGCGTTCCGGAGCGGCGCCGAGGCGTTCGCGCAACAGGCGCCGACGTCGTCTCCGGTGAAGCGGCAGCTCCGGCGGGGCATGCTCGTGCTCTTCTTCGTGTCCGCCGCGCAAGT GAAGGAAGAGCGGaggaacaagaacaagaacaacgCGCGCCCTGCTCGAGTGGCG ATACATGAAGAGAGTTCTACTTCACAGAGAAAGGCACCCGAGGATGATGCCTTTCAGAGAGGCATTATGAAAGCATTTGATAATGCCCTTCAGAAACATCTTAATCCTATCTATTG CTCTCTTCAACACCTTACCAAGCAGACTGGGACTCTTTCTGAGCGAATTGATACTGTCAGCCATGAAGTG GAAGTTACTTGGTCGAGTAAAATTAAAACTGCAAAGTGTTTGCTTACATTttattatgatgaaaaaaaaatgtttgcctGA